The genomic region GCTTTGTCAAGCGCCCTCGATTATAGTAAGTTACTTAGGTAGGAGTGCTGCTAATCACTTCGCTTCCTCACATACTCCAGTTTCAGGTccgcaaacttaaaaaaatcaattctGAGGTTTTAAAGTTATGTGTTTTAACTGACTGCAAAGGAATACTTAGTATATGAGTGTTGCGTAATAGGATTGAGAGAAATTAACGTGTAAGATGATCAACTTTTGGTAATTGGATCAGTAGTCAAGTATCTGTACGTGAAAACTAAGCGGTCAAGTCAGTATCAATATATCTTTTTAGCATTCACACAAGGTATGGTGGTTCTATCGCTGTTGCTTTTGTAGGTCCCGAATCTTTGACGGCGTTCTGTCGCAGTCTGTTGACCGCTGGAAAATACGACTTTCGATGTCCGTATAAAGCTAAAGCGTCGGATCCGCATTGCAATTCAAAGTGGGAGTATTTTACCGTGAAACGTCTCGCTGTTCTCACCGACGGAGAGCGCGAtgaatttgaaacaaaaatggcTGAAAATTATCTTCGGAAGTCAGTTGGTATTCAAGATTGTCCAAAATGCAAGTCTTTCTGTGAACGACAGAAAAAGACAGATAGGCGAGTCGTTTGCCCTATTTGTACACGAAGAAAGAGCAGAATCTACGAATTTTGTTGGTTTTGCTTGAAAACGTGGCTGTCAAGTGGAACAAGCGACTGCGGCAACGTTGGGTGCACTGGAGAGGACCCGAGGCTGCGATTGATCAAGACGTGCCCGAAGAAAAAGGTGGTTGAAGTAGAGTGTCCAGCAATCAGGGCGTGTCCTACATGCGGCCTGCTGATTGAACACAAGGCCAACTGCAAGCACATGGATTGCCCTTGTGGTCAGAAGTTCTGCTTCATCTGTTTGCAGAAAGGCGATAGCAATGGTCGATATCCGTGCGGCCTTTGGAACTCCAAGTGCGAACCGGCTCCTATCCAGACTGATATGCCCGGGCAGTAATGGAACAGAAATAACAACTCGCATAATACAGGGGCTTTCTAAGGAATTCCCTTGATCAACACTTACATGCTACGGACAAATGTGATGATGAGCATGAAATtgatatgttaaagtttgcttaaaAGGCTTAATATTGCATTGCGcacttttaattatatgaacaatCAACAATGTATAGTGTGAATGcttatttaaatttatactttattaatttcatattataatatatgacattcaattatttacatacaaatgtatgtttattataaatgcaaTGCTCTCCAGTAATGGAGAAATGAAATGACTTATGTACCAAATGTATTTTCTGTTGGtttgttgtgattgtttttattatgatgttgattttaataaatgatttcCTATGCTGTACGGAGGCGGTTTTATATCTTGCATGCAAGAAGATTGTAATGTCCTAAGTtcttttaaatgctttatatccacatttatatttaagaaattaaaatatGTGGCTACAAGTATACTGTCTATCTTGAGTCGTGAACAGAAACAAAACCAAATATTGACAAAACAGTCATAATGCCTTCACATTAGATGTCAGCTGACTTAAATCAGTGATACATAATGAATATCGGAAGGTGTCAATATGGTTGAGCCAGGGAGGGTATAttgatctagagtccgtggttgaGCATTATATATTTCcctatatttaataattgtttgtcgtggatatggaaataatagtgacttaaaataataatacatgatgTTTTAAACGTGCGCCACTTTTGAAAATCTTAATTTGTTTGGTCACTCGTGATTCCAATTTTGAAGATTGTGGGAAACCTTTTCAGGCAAATGTATGCCTtgggaaagacagacagacatacagacagacatggatttgtaatttattttaaaatgacgaGATATTTCGATATAATTAATATCGTCATTGTGAATATTCTGTTGACATCCGTGGCCAATTATAAATTTAGataataaataaagttaattcAACATAATATTGCTCTTTAACAAATTAACCATTgaccaattatttaaccaaatTAACCATTTCAATTTACTTGAAGTAATAATCGACAAACATCTCACTAATCAAATACACATAAATAACGTCTGGCGTAAACTCAATTCTGAACTATAACTATTATAGCGAATTATCAGCTTCATCAAACTTATAACACATCAATCATTGTATAATTCTTAGGAATTAACATCTATGGacaattgttttgtattgtgatgCTCAACAACGCAAAATAAAGTTGAGGAATTCCACTCTATCAAAATACGTCACCGCATAAATTAAATTGTCAAAGTTGTCTTCTACTTCCCTTTTCTCAAACAGGGGTTAGAACGCACGCAAATAATTGGTGGGCGTACGTGAGAAAAATAGTTACTAGTGTTAAAAATGGCGGCCAACCgctgaattgtttatgttttcgtTCGACTTTTGACAGGTTCGTTTAATTACCACTCTAATTCGACATTATCCTTACGGGCAGGATGATCTACTTATatccatttaacctcggtataaatcgTGTAGATGCTTTATCAATGTCAACAAAGTTAGTTAAGACTTTATACGCAAGGTCCTGATTGTTTACGGTTGACATGGTTCATTGTATGTGCAGTTTGAGGTTTGAGCTATCATCACCATTAtgatcctcatcatcatcatcatcatgttaaAGGTTCTAGTGAATATATCATGATTAGTATTGTTCAATACTATTATCTTAATTAATTTTGCTACTCTtgagataaataaaataataattgtttagttGTTATAGTACATTTGCGCGTATGTTCCAGTAAAGTACATTGGCGCGTATGTTCCAGTATAGTACATTTGCGCGTATGTTCCAGTATAGTACATTTGCGCGTATGTTCCAGTATAGTACACTTGCGCGTATGTTCCAGTATAGTACATTTGCGCGTATGTTCCAGTATAGTACATTTGCGCGTATGTTCCAGTATAGTACATTTGCGCATATGTTCCAGAATAGTACATTTGCGCATATGTTCCAGTATAGTACATTTGCGTGTATGTTCCAGTATAGTACATTTGCGCGTATGTTCCAGTATAGTACATATGCGCGTATGTTCCAGTATAGTACATTTGCGCGTATGTTCAAGTAAAGTACATTTGCGCGTATGTTCCAGTATAGTACATTTGCGCGTATGTTCCAGTATAGTACATTTGCGTGTATGTTCCAGTATAGTACATTTGCGTGTATGTTCCAGTCTAGTACATTTGAGCGTATGTTCCAGTATAGTACATTTGCGCATATGTTCCAGTATAGTACATTTGCGGGTATGTTCCAGTATAGTACATTTGCGCGTATGTTCCAGTATAGTACATTTGCGCGCATGTTCCAGTATAGTACATTTGCGCGTATGTTCCAGTATAGTACATTTGCGCGTATGTTCCAGTATAGTACATTTGCGCGTATGTTCCAGTATAGTACATTTGCGCGTATGTTCCAGTATAGTACATTTGCGCGTATGTTCCAGTATAGTACATTTGCGCGTATGTTCCAGTATAGTACATTTGCCCGTATGTTCCAGTATAGTACATTTGCGCGTATGTTCCAGTATAGTACATTTGCGCGTATGTTCCAGTATAGTACATTTGCGCATATGTTCCAGTATAGTATATTTGCGCGTATGTTCCAGTATAGTACATTTGCGTGTATGTTCCAGTATAGTACATTTGCGCGTATGTTCCAGTATAGTACATTTGCGCGTATGTTCCAGTATAGTACATTTGCGTGTATGTTCCAGTATGCATTGCTTaacttgttttgttaaattaaagaacacattataaaatgttattattattagaattagtagaagtagtagaagtagtagtagtagtagtagtagtagtagtagtagtagtagtagtagtagtagcagtagcagtagcagtagtattagcatgaaccaatgattttttcaaacataaataattgatgtaaaatgcttgcaggaataatatttaaggtcaCAATAcactaaaagatttccttaacaaattcaatgtaaagccgacaacttcaacgaaaaataaagtcaaacttttgcgcgtagacacccccatacccataccttttcttaaagagcatgccaagccgaatggttttacacaataaaaaagataggtcatccaTTATGTAAGAAaaaactcgacgcgaatcaacggtcactgttttaaggccacctttttaccggctgatctacagttgatgagggtttcccgccatctgtcaaaatctcatgtagtctcaaacctataagcaaaacactgaatttgtagtatacaacaatgttttccttaccacatgcacacagaaatattcaaaaataaagtcatggcaagtgcccatacagagaattgtgtcttcaaataaatgacgttctattctttagagggtatagcattgaacaccaaaatgatttagtacaTTATATCATAGTACATTTGCGCGTATGTTCCAGTATAGTACATTTGCGCGTATGTTCCAGTATGGTACATTTGCGCGTATGTTCCAGTATAGAACATTTGCGCGTATGTTCCAGTATAGTACATTTGCGCGTATGTTCCAGTATAGTACATTTGCGCGTATGTTCCAATATAGTACATTTGCGTGTATGTTCCAGTATGCATTGCTtaacttgttttgtttaattaaataacacattataaaacgttattattattagaataagtagaagtagtagtagtagtagtagtagtagtagtagcagtagcagtagcagtagtattagcatgaaccaatgattttttcaaacataaataattgatgtaaaatgcttgcaggaaTAAAATTTAAGGTCACAATacaccaaaagatttccttaacaaattcaatgtaaaactgacaacttcaacgaaaaataaagtcaaacttttgcgcagaaacacagaaatattcaaaaataaattcatggcaagtgcccatacagacaattgtgtcttcaaataaatgacgttccattcttaagagggtatagcattgaacactaaaatgatttagtatattgtaaccttaaggtttaagaaggcattttctttttgttttaaaggaattatttgaaaattatattttttatgaattttttggcaacaaggggtaatgcattttaaaaaaatgtaattaattttctgacaaaaaactggtaccatgagtagcatgaaacaattatttttttaaaacatatgtaattgatgaaaaatgattgcaaaaataatatcaagggtctaataaagcattttttattttattttaatgggtTACTCggaaattctatttttcatgatttttttttttgcaacaaggggttatgaaatttaaaaaatgttattggatttttagaccaaaactggtactatgataatactatgatgcacttcaccaaaacatttataattatattgtttattcttgaaaatgcatttcccctattcactaaaaacaacacttttgatctgaaaattcatatatattgatgtttacttttattttcaagaaacataatgcctctttttatttgtattcagccacaagttcttgtcagccacttaacggttatatgttgcctttcttttactaaatgcaaaataattctacactttgagacatttcacaaaatattttatgtctttacaacacccaaaggctaataaatttagatatcaagtacttccatacaaacaggaccattctaggcgggaccgacaataaataaatattgatttgatttgatttgaggcgggcaacctagcaaccttgatttgttcatatcttcctatcactctgttatatgtgttatgaatcatttgttcggagaacatttaatgtttgttataacttttaaataattcaatgttcaaattgatattgttattgaccgataaaccaacatactgattaaaagggaatattttattaattatttgcattttatcttacatgagtaatatttgcctaaatctttttcaaactatagagaaatctatatacaattgacgacgtttatcaaaaaaaaacatttataaaatggaagtttaaagataaaaataaataatgcaagttttatcagatattcgaaataatttccaatataattgagtgactgagcaatgtggatgaatgaatatatcggatggAACGAACACTtgactacacttgaattatgatttatttttcaatattttatgtacttaagtttagccttaatgcgtatttataagcatttagAGACAGTGTCCCtacccaaaatcaaggaattattacttgttattcatttgtgtaatggtatacattAATtgtgtggtagaatatttgaaaaaaaacattagaaacgaaacttctCAGTGAtaaaattttccatatggttacgGAAAtaatcgtcggtttccgaaaaacaatacgtcgcggtttccaaaaatatgatggttgtgcacaaagattttggtgttaatgaacattactggtttatattttaataatttcgattctcattttaTTAATAGGTGATTTCAatgctgataaacttgaaatatgcaagctattctttcgttttgcatatgtctgtcgatacatctgtacaatcggcaatttccgtaaccactcgttaaattgtagcagacacaagtttaaataaaaattcttatgttttacacaaatattctacctctttcttgctaaaatcTAATACATGAATGAtctaaaagtaatattgcatcgttttcagccaggaacactgtctatgaccgcgaaaaaaaacataacaaactttttgatttacgatatttactttctaaatagcttgcatgcatcatggcattgcatgttccgcaagattaatatctcgactttatttttttgatgatttcggactgtttcatccaatcagaaaatagcttttaaacgtaatttagacccatgttgagcgagataattaagtaccactttttaaacactgccaaattgtgacataacgagttgcctcccttgttggttcatgctagtagtagtagtgagtagtagtagtagtcgttctAGTTATACTTCTTGTTCTGATTCAATAAATGCATGAAATAAACTTTCACATCTACACACGCATGATATTTTGGGCCTTAGACTTATAATGAAATATACtgtattattctatatccaataaattcatccaatcggcattcttcatatgtaccacgtgaccgtccaatatattccggtattggatccaaaaagtctgtattttttccatattggacagttgagtacaagtgcactaagcaattgttttataacgataaaagccattaccgagaaaaagtatccgaatgtactataatcgattcacacaggcgatattttgcttgtatgtctctttttaatactttcctattgaaaatgtgagaggaaataaaaaaaacgaatcgagaatgtgatatttaattaatttttattgttagaaattaaaaaaaaatgcaaaagcaagtgatattgttattgctagacattgaaaacaaatatgcaacgccttttggattcgttcaatgctatcaaaatggtataatttgctactagatttattaaacactaccacctccatagtgttgtccctaaaatgcagagtcttgcttaaactagtatgtttcgtcagagaaatgacgtcacacgagatacgtcataaattgcgtaatcaatgaataaaaataaaaatacggaaagctggtttggtaatgaggatatagaataaaaagtttattagacgtttaaactgtacaatacgtgatatatttggactcgcacacagtttgaagtcatattggactcgcctaacggctcgtccaatatgacttcaaactgtgtgctcgtccaaatatatctccgtattgtacagtgaaacgtctaataacctataattattataccttacttttatttacaatgctaaactcccataggccatcgtgaccaagaaatactgtcagacccagctggaataaatttactgtccaaaatatacagtatcccgctgccatagcaatcacgtgccaccagcggagaaaaatttactgaaaaaaaaatactgtctCCCGCTGccttcattgtgtacacaccggtcttactgacaataacgtagtgacgtcaccatctatgtatagaatgccgcTGCCtaagcaatcacgtgcggaatgttcgaaaattatactgccccattcgcgcatgcgcagtacgcagttttgcgtgtccgttgtatttggataattaaaaatcgaatgcagctgaaactgtgctgtaggatagattaatgccattattaaaGCTTTCACAGGAGTcagaaagaaaatcaatttagtataaacgacacgcttacctcaaaggcaactttaatccaatgctaataagaataaagttacaacgatatacacttccagtgtctgttcttaaggtgttatgcatgacgaacacaaaatccgaaatacgtttggattcgttcaatgctttaaacaaatattttactgttaaaaaaacaccacgtccatattgttgtcccaaaatgtttcgtcaccgaaatgacgtcacacaagtacgtcataaattgcgtaatcaagtgatgaaaataaaatacggaaagctgattctgtaatatatttttaaagaaataattgacgactaagaaaattgatgggataaattgattactaggtcggtgccgaataaagcgaagttcattttgctcctCCCGTAAATTTGAACCACtcacatattaatggttgttcattgctgaaattaaattcaattattgaatattgcaATTGTTCATGGTTTATATAAATTGTtgatgtttgaatagtttattcggtataataaaataaatattacatgtctgacagggtgacagtaaatttgtcaaatttcggaaaaatactgtcaattTTGGcatcgcctcggttgacagtatttcctcaagttgacaaatttactgtcaccctgtcagccatgtaatatttatatactatacTAGTATAATTTACAGTTTATAAAActtgttttaatgttatattcAATACAACCTTTTGCGCAACATTAATATATGACCATACACCTTCGAAATAAGCAAGACAACTATTTCTGTGAACGTACAATTGATTCACACACTACATACATGttcatagaaaacaaataaataaacaacacaattgaGTGCAGTATTTCAGTGTACTATTTTTTACACCATATTAATGCAAAATGTTCCAAAAAGCACACTGTTAACTTGTACTGATTACAATATGGATACATTAACAGAAAAGAAAGAGTGTATCAAAAGATCTATAGACAAAAGTAAATTTTAAAACCTTTTAATCTACATAGGTTTTATCTAGAAAGGCTTCTTAAAAAAAGCACTGTGCGAAGATCAACAAAATTCAAAGCGAACTTCAAATCATCGCTGGCGAAAGTCCTCCCTTTGTGTGGAGATATGACGTCATCGCTTGACGCCATGATGATCTAGCTACCTCTTAGTCTCATCACGGCCAAAACGGTTGATCCGTCCCTGATATTGTAGTCGTTGATTAGTAAATGATCTGCCGGAATCGCACTACCTGcaataaaatacatacaaatatatagaaaataaaaataaataaacatatctgTACCTACCTTATATTTAGAATTTGGTGATTTTCAAAGTGTCGATAATTCTTTTATAATACAATATAGAAATCAAGCAAACATGTGTTTACCACCGTTATTTTTAGAACAGATCTGTGAAATTTATCATTCATACTAATTACTCATTTCCAAATTAAGATATACTGACCTCTTGTCTTAGGAAAGCCAAAAACAAGTTTAAACTACTTTTGGTTCATCTTAAGATAAAGTGACAACTTGTCTATAGTCTTTAATCGCGCTGTTGTTTTCCCTTTTATTGCACGTATACATAACATACTGTTAACGATGATTCTGATGCTGTCTTCTTCCAAATCCAAGCCTATGAATTGTTTAAACCTTCTATATAAATCGCTGTTGGTCGCGTCCTGAAAGAAAATACAATCTCTGAATGCACGAAATGTACATCAAACAACCCTAAAAAATCTACGTttgttattgaattattttatccGCACTAAATCTTTGTAATATGATATTAAACTTGCCGTGTGTGAATACACTCATTCCACAGAAATTAAAAAACACAGACACGGACTATCAAATTCAAACAGACACCCCTGCATTTGATAGAACAAATggttaaaatataaatcaaatacaacATACCTCTCGGATTTGAATCCATCCAGTTTGAGCAGTTTGACCTAATATCCACTTCAAATAGACACTTATAAGTTTCTCCTGCATTTTGATAGATAAA from Dreissena polymorpha isolate Duluth1 chromosome 5, UMN_Dpol_1.0, whole genome shotgun sequence harbors:
- the LOC127882289 gene encoding uncharacterized protein LOC127882289; its protein translation is MPGEEIQIFVKGLENTTRIVRLDEDASITALKKAICKMFDLDEDSDLRMLFTTKDLREKSPNGRDMYLKDYEIKSEATITLVLRLHGGSNQPPEKMYDGEVELTTLPDMFTLDDSPDGQRAKMPCGHAISPESLTAFCRSLLTAGKYDFRCPYKAKASDPHCNSKWEYFTVKRLAVLTDGERDEFETKMAENYLRKSVGIQDCPKCKSFCERQKKTDRRVVCPICTRRKSRIYEFCWFCLKTWLSSGTSDCGNVGCTGEDPRLRLIKTCPKKKVVEVECPAIRACPTCGLLIEHKANCKHMDCPCGQKFCFICLQKGDSNGRYPCGLWNSKCEPAPIQTDMPGQ